A segment of the Robbsia sp. KACC 23696 genome:
CTAACAATAACCTTACAATGACGGAGCCGGATGTCGGTGATAGGCAGGTTTGTGCCTGTCCTGCCGACACGGCAGCGAGCGCCCGCGGGGCGTGAATTTCGGAGCGGAACCATGTTCAACTGGGTGAAGACGGCCGCATTGATGGCGGGCATCACGGCGCTATTCGTCGTGGTGGGCGGCTTGATCGGCGGGCAGCGCGGCATGGCGATTGCCGTCGTGATTGCCTTGGGGATGAATTTCTTCTCATATTGGTTCTCGGACTCCATGGTGTTGCGCATGTACAACGCCCAGGAGGTCGATGAATCGACGGCCCCGCAGTTCTATCGGATGGTCCGCGAGCTGGCGAGTCGCGCACAGCTGCCGATGCCCCGCGTCTATCTGATTAACGAGGATGCGCCAAACGCCTTCGCCACCGGGCGTAATCCCGAGCATGCGGCGGTAGCGGCGACCACGGGCATCCTGCGCGTGCTATCCGAGCGGGAGATGCGCGGGGTCATGGCGCATGAGTTGGCGCACGTGAAGCATCGGGACATCCTGATTTCGACGATTTCCGCGACGATGGCGGGCGCGATCTCGGCGTTGGCCAATTTCGCGATGTTCTTCGGGGGGCGGGACGAACAGGGGCGGCCGGCGAACCCGATCGCCTCGATCGCGGTGGCCATCCTCGCGCCGATCGCGGCGTCGTTGATTCAAATGGCCATCTCACGTGCCCGTGAATTCGAGGCCGACCGGGGCGGTGCGGAAATTTCCGGCGATCCGACGGCGTTGGCATCGGCGCTCGAAAAGATCCATCACTACGCTAGTGGCGTGCCGTTCCAGACCGCCGAAGCGCATCCGGCGACGGCACAAATGATGATCATGAATCCGCTGTCCGGTAGCTCCGTAGCGAAGCTTTTCTCGACGCATCCCGCGACCGAAGAGCGGGTCGCGAAGTTGATGCATATGGCGCAGACGGGTCAATATCCCGCCTGAGATCGCTGGTCGATAACTCGGACTGGCGACGTGGTCTCAGCAGGTCGGGGGTACGGGTGTCGGGGACCGGAGTAGAATGCGCGGTTTCAGCATCATAGATCGCGGCTCCCGATGACCGAACGTTCTCCCGCCTCGCCACGACCTGCACGTAAGACGCTTGGTGTCCGGTCCGACCGGCTCGCCGACGCAAACAAAGCAGATCGCGGCGGCCCTAGCCGGTCGTCCAAGCCTGGCACGTCAAGCCAAGGACGGCCCGGTGGCCCGCGTAGGCCTGGCGCAACGACCGCGCCGCCGCGTGGGGCTGGCGCTGCCCCTGCAGCCGGTCAATCCGCCAGGAGCGGCGATTCGCATGCCACGAGCAAGCCGAACGTTTCTGGCGTGTCGCCTCCTTTTCGTAAGCCGAGCGCCGCTGGCAAGCCGAGTGTCTCAGGTAAGCCAAACGCCGCAGGCAAGCCGCGCGCTGCGGCGCAATCGCCTGCGTCCAAACGCCCCCATGCTCCCGCCGCGGTGCCGCAGATGGAAGTGCGGCAAGTTCACGCGCAAGGCTTGCCGGCAGATTCGCTGGCATTCGCGCTCGATGTCGCCGCCAGTGCGGTAGGTGCCGTACGGCAGGGCGTCGCCTTGCCCGCAGCGCTCCAGGCGGCATTTCAGGCCCGGGGCGATGTGTCGGCACGATCGAGCGCATCGACCGAGCACGCGACAGGCGATTGGCGCGGGGCATCGCAGGACATCGCGTATCGGTCCATCCGCGCTTTGGGTCTCACCGACGCCTTGATTGCCGAGATGGTCTCGAAACCGCCTGCGCCATCGGTGCGAGATCTACTAACGTGTGCGCTGACCTTATTGGTCGCCGCCGTCGAGACCAGTACGCCGACGTCGACGAGCGACGCGTCGCAGAGCGCGACGGAAGCCGATGCGGCGCCGCACGCCGCTCCCGCGCTTCGCGCCGCGCCCTATGCCGCGCATACCGTCGTCGATCAGGCGGTTCGCGCGGCCGCGGCTGCGGAGGACACGCTTTTTGCGCGCGGGATGGTCAATGCCGTGTTGCGCACCTTCCTTCGCGAGGCAGAGTCCCTTCTGCAGCGCCTAGCGAATCAGCCGGTCGCCCGATGGCGCTATCCGGAATGGTGGATCGATGCGGTGCGACGCGCCTGGCCGACTAAGTGGGAGGCCATCCTCGAGGCTGGAAACAAAGCCGCGCCGATGACCCTTCGCGTCAATGCACGCCATGCGACACCGGAAACGTATCTCCATACGCTGACCGAAGCCGGCATACCCGCGTTCACCGTGGAACCGTGTGGGGTGCGTTTGGCGCGGGCATTGCCGGTTGGCCGTTTGCCAGGCTTTGCGCAAGGGATTGTTTCCGTGCAGGATGCAGGGGCACAGCAAGCGGCGCTGCTGCTGGATGTCAAAGACGGGATGCGTGTACTGGATGCTTGCGCGGCACCGGGCGGCAAGACCGGTCATCTGCTGGAGTTGGCCGACATTTCGTTGGTCGCGCTGGAAAGCGATGCGAGTCGCGCGCCACGCATCACCGAGAATCTGCAACGGCTTGGGCTTCAGGCCGATGTCCGTATCGGGGATGCCGCCCGTCTCGACGATTGGTGGGATGGCGAGCCCTTCGATCGCGTCTTGGCCGATGTGCCATGTTCGGCATCGGGGATCGTGCGTCGGCATCCGGATATTCGCTGGTTGCGTCGCTCGACCGATATCGCGGCCCTGGTCCAGACGCAGCGTCGCATCCTGAACGCATTATGGAAGACCGTGGCATCGGGCGGCGAGTTGCTCTATGTCACGTGTTCGATTTTCCCGGAGGAAGGCGAGGAGCAGGCACGTTGGTTTGAAGGCGCCTGCCAAGATGCGGTACGATTGGATGCCCCCGGGCAGTTGACGCCGCATGTCGCGGCATCCGGGGCCGACGCGGATCATGACGGTTTTTTCTACGCTCGTTTTCGAAAACGGTGACTTTTTTCCGCGTTCTCCTTCGTCAAGCGCGCGGCGCTTGGGCTGCCCTCGCGGCACTGCCCGCGCGCTCGCCTACCGCGCAATCCGGCGCTTCGGTGCCGACAACGGCGCCGGCATCGTCACGTCCGGACCCGGTGGCGATGTCGTTCGCGCGTCGGCGCTGGCTGGGTCGCGCCGTGCCGTTTCTCGCGTCCGCGTCGATGGTATGGGTGCTCGGTTTCACCGTGGTCGTGCCGGCATCGGCGCATGCGGCCGGCATCTCCGTCCAGCGCGCCTCGCTGCAAGCCGAGGCGACCGATGGCTGGAACCTCGATGCGCGCTTCGATTTCACGTTGAACAATAGCCTGTCGGATGCGGTCAGCAAGGGCATTCCGCTGTATTTCCGTACCGAGTTCACGTTGACGCGCCCGCGCTGGTATTGGTTCGACGATCAAGCGATCAACGTCACGCAGACCGTGCGACTGTCGTTCCAACCGCTGACGCGCGAATACCGGGTCTCCACCACCGGCGGCAGCCTGTACCTGTCGCTGCCGACCTTGGACCAGGCGCTCTCCGTTATCAAGCATGTGGTTGCCTGGCGTGTAATCGACCCACGGGCTATCTCGCCGGGCGAGCATTACGTCGCCGCGGTCAAGATGGAACTGGATATCTCGCAGATGCCGAAGCCTTTCCAGATCGACGCGGTGAACAACAGCGACTGGAACCTGTCCTCGGACTGGTCACGCTTCGATTTCAGTACGGCCGACCATGAAAAGTAGCGTCGATCTCCGTGCGGTGCTGGTCCGGGTCCTGGTCACGACGGTTGCGTTGACGGCCACGTTGCTGCTCGTGCTGCTGGCGCTGGCGAGCGCGAACACCGAATTTTTCGATCGCTACTATTCCTGGCTCTACACGGCCAACGTCGCGGTCGCTTTCGTGTTCCTCGTCGTGACGGCGGCGCTGGTCGGCCTGATCGTCGTGCGTCTGCGGCAAGGCAAGTTCGGCACCCGGCTTTTGGCGAAGATCGCGATCTTTTTCGCCTTGGTCGGGGTGCTTCCGGGCGGAATCATCTATCTGGTGTCGTTGCAATTCGCGTCGCGCAGTATCGAATCCTGGTTCGACGTCAACGTCGAGACGGCGCTGGATTCCGGCCTCGCCCTGGGACGCGGGATGTTGGACAACTCCCTCAGCGACCTTCAGGCGAAGGGTCGCACGATGGCGGATCAGTTGGCATCGGCCGGTGAATCGAATACGACGCTGACGCTGCTGCGCCTGCGCGATCAGTTCGCGATCCAGCAGGCGCAGGTGATCTCCCGCAGCGTGCCGATGTCGACGTCGACGCCGATGCTTACGCAGCAGCTGCAGTTGTCGCAGCCGCTCTCCCTGCATTACACGCAGCAGCCCAATCTGCGGATTCTGGCCGAAGCGAACCAGACCATCCAGCCGCCGCGCGTCGATGAACTTCCGAACCAACAGATGCTGGCGGTGGTGGCCAGCGGCAAGGTCTACGCCGCGACCGAAGGCGATATCGATGCCGTGAGCGAGAAGGGCGTGCTGCGGATGCGCGTACTGATGCGCATCCCGTATTACCAGCATCAGGCGCAAGGCGACGAACGCTATCTGCAATTGATCCAACCGGTCTCTCCCTCTCTGGCGCGCAATGCCGAAGCGGTGCAGCGGGCCTACCGCGAATATCAGGAAAAAGCGCTGGGCCGTACCGGGCTGCGCAAGATGTATATCGGAACGCTGACCTTGGCGCTGTTCCTCGCCACCTTCATCGGCATCATGTTGGCGCTGGTATTGGGGAATCAGCTGGCGCGCCCGCTGTTCCTGCTCGCCCGGGGAACCGAGGAAGTGGCGCGCGGCGACTACACGCCCAAACGCGAGATCAAATCGAACGATGAGCTGGGCTTCCTCACGCAGATGTTCAATGCAATGACGCGACAGCTGTCCGAGGCGCAGGGCGCCGTGGAAGCCAATCGTCTCGCGTTGGAAGAGTCGAAGGCCTATCTCGAAAGTATCCTGGCCAATTTGACCGCGGGCGTGTTCGTATTCGATTGGCAGTTCCGCTTGACGACGGCGAACCCCGGGGCGGATCGGATCTTCCGTAAGCCGTTCCAGGAACAACTGCGCAAGACACTATTCGAGATCGAAGGTCTCTCCGATTTCGGCATCATGGTGCGCAAGGCGTTTGCCGATCGTGAAGCGGCCGATCGCGTCGCGGTCGAGCGCGACGACGGACACCATGGACACGATGGCGATACGGCAATGCGCGATGCCGATGCGCCGCATCTGCAGGCAGGTGAAGTCGACGGCCTGACCCCGGACGCGACGGCCGCGGCGTTATCGATGGCCGCCGGAACGGATCGACCACGCGTCGGCATGGACCCGCGCGGGCCGGTCGGACACTGGCAGCAGCAGTTCGCGATACCGGTCGCCGGCGAGAGCGAGCCGTTGACGCTGCTGGTCCGCGGTACGCGGCTATTGAGCGCACTGGGCAATGCGGCGACCGCCGGCTATGTCGTCGTGTTCGACGATATCTCCGATGTCATCTCGGCGCAGCGTTCGGTGGCATGGGGTGAGGTCGCCCGGCGTCTGGCGCATGAGATCAAGAATCCGCTGACCCCTATTCAATTGTCGGCCGAGCGCTTGCAGATGAAGCTGTCGCCGAAGCTGGAGCAGGCCGATGCCGATGTCCTGAAGCGCGGTGCCACGACGATCGTGAATCAGGTCGCCGCGATGAAGCGGATGGTGGACGACTTCCGGGAATACGCCCGTACGCCACCGGCAGTGTTGCAACCGCTTCAATTGAACGATCTGGTTGCCGAAGTAATGACGCTATATGGCGTCGATGACGGCAAAGGAACGATCGCCGTGTCTTTGGAGCAGTTGCCTGCTATAAAGGGCGATGCAACGCAGCTTCGGCAAGTGATTCATAATCTATTGCAGAACGCGCAGGATGCGGTGGCCGATGTGACGCGACCGCAAGTCACGATCGAGACGCGACCGGTAGAATATGGTGATGCGGACGAGGATGGCAAACGCAGGATGGCCGTACGACTTGCAGTCTCGGATAACGGCCCCGGTTTTCCCGCCCGTATTCTGACCCGTGCGTTCGAACCGTATGTCACGACGAAGGCGAAGGGCACGGGTCTGGGCCTGGCGATGGTCAAGAAGATCGTCGACGAGCATGGCGGCCGTATCGATATTCGCAATCGCGGTCGGATGGGGCAAGACGGTGTGGCAGGTGCTCAGGTGTCGATCCTGTTCCTGCAACTGGAGGATGCCGCGACTGACCCCAAGCATCATGGGCAGCAAGGTAGTGAGGATGGGCATGCATCGCAGGCGAAAGCAATTGCGCATACAAAGGTAGGGTAAATGGCAACCATTCTGGTAGTGGATGACGAAATGGGTATCCGGGAGTTGCTCTCGGAGATTCTCGGTGACGAAGGTCATGCGGTGGAGCAAGCCGAGAATGCACAGCAAGCACGTTTGTATCGGCAAAAGTCTGCGCCGGACCTCGTGCTGCTGGACATCTGGATGCCCGATACGGACGGCGTGACGTTGCTGAAAGAGTGGGCGGCGCAAGGGCAGTTGACGATGCCGGTCATCATGATGTCTGGTCATGCAACGATCGATACGGCGGTGGAAGCGACGAAGATTGGTGCGCTGAACTTCCTCGAAAAGCCGATCGCGCTGCAGAAGCTGCTGAAGGCGGTGGAGCAGGGCTTGGCCCGTGGTGCAGCGCCGGCGCCCGCGCCGGTTGCGGCCCCTGCGGCGGCGCCCGCTGTACCGTCCTTTGCCGCGGCGACGCCGTCTTATGCGCCCGCGGCGCCAACGCCGGCAACGTCTTCGTTGTCGAGCAATGGCGCGAGCCATACGCTGTCGGGTAGCGCGGCACCGGCGCCTGTTGGCGGTAACGGCATCTCGGCGGGCGCACCGCTGTTGCACGGCGAGCCGCTGACGCCGCAGCAGACGCGGCTGGCGGCGATGACATTCGATATTCCGCTACGTGAGGCGCGCGACGCGTTCGAACGGGCGTATTTCGAATATCATCTGGCGCGCGAAAACGGCAGCATGACGCGCGTGGCGGAAAAGACCGGGCTGGAACGCACGCACTTGTATCGCAAGATGCGCCATCTCGGCGTGGACCTGTCGCGCAACAAGAGCGGCAACCAGGACTGAGCCGACCGTTCTTTGGTGGCAGACCCGACGTAAAGCACGTCGGCCGCCGCTAAGTGAAATAGTCCGTCGAAAGTCCTTGACGATTCTCAGTGTTGCGCATATAATCTTTTCTCTCGTGGCCTGGTAGCTCAGTTGGTAGAGCAGCGGATTGAAAATCCGCGTGTCGGTGGTTCGATTCCGCCCCAGGCCACCACAGAATTTCTGATGCTGCTTTTAACGGGCAAAAGACAAAACGGCGACTCCTTTCGGAGCCGCCGTTTTTGTTTTGGCGGTGCAATCTGTGCAGGCTCAGCCCTTCGCGCTCGTTCCCACCATTTCGCGGATGCGCGCGGCCAGGGCTTCGACGGTGAACGGTTTGGTCATGACTTGCATGCCCGGCTCGAGGTGGCCGTTGCCGATCACCGAGTTCTCCGCATACCCGGTAATGAACAACACTTGCAGGTCGGGCCGCGTCTGGCGTCCCGCGTCGGCCATCTGACGGCCGTTCATACCGCCCGGCAGACCGACATCGCTGACCAGAAGATCGATGCGAACATTCGATTGCAGCAGCTTCAGCCCGGACGCGCTGTCTGCCGCTTCGATCACCGTATAGCCCAGATCGTCGAGGACATCGGTGATCAACATGCGGATGCTCGGCTCATCGTCGACGATCAACACCGTCTCGCCCGCTTCCGCGCCTTCGATCGGCTCGTCCGTCGAGACGACGGCATCTTCCACGACGTCGCCGTACAGTCGCGGCAGATAGATGCAGACGGTCGTGCCCTGGCCGACTTCCGAATAGATCCGTACCTGGCCGCCAGACTGTTTCGCGAATCCATAGATCATCGACAAGCCCAGGCCGGTGCCCTGGCCGATCGGTTTGGTCGTGAAGAAGGGGTCGAAGGCCTTGGCCATGACATCGGGCGTCATGCCGGTGCCGGTATCGGTCACGCAGAGTGACAGGTACTGGCCTTCGGGCATGTCGTGCGTCTGTGCCGCGTTGCGATCGAGCCATTTATTGGCGGTCTCGATCGTGATCCGCCCGCCGTTCGGCATGGCATCGCGTGCATTGATGCAGAGGTTCAGCAGCGCGTTTTCAAGCTGACCGGCATCGACCAGCGCCGGCCACAGGGCGGTGGCGCCCACGGCTTCGATGGCGATGCCGGGCCCGACCGTCCGTTGAATCAGATCGGTCATGCCGTTGACCAGCGCGTTGACGTCGGTCGGCCTCGGGTCGAGTGTCTGCCGGCGCGAGAAGGCCAGCAGCCGATGTGTCAAAGCCGCCGCGCGTCGTACCGCGCCCTGTGCCGCGACGACGTATTTGTCGACGTCGGCGACGCGACCCTGGCTCAAGCGGATCTGCAGCATCTGCAAGGAGCCCGAAATGCCTGCAAGCAGATTGTTGAAGTCGTGCGCGAGGCCGCCGGTCAAATGCCCGACAGCTTCCATTTTCTGCGACTGCCGCAGTTGTTCTTCCGCGTGCATCAGCTCGGCCGTGCGCTCGGCCACACGCTGCTCCAGCGTTTCATTCAACGCGCGCAACGAGGCGGCGGCGCGATCGCGCTCCTCCTCCACGGCACGTCTTTCGCCAACATCGAGCAAGACGCCGGGGAAGCGCAACGGTGTCCCGTCGGGACCATGATCGACGCGGCCATTGGCTTCGATCCAGTGATATTGCTCGTCGTCGCGCCGTTTGACGCGATATTGATGCGC
Coding sequences within it:
- the rsmB gene encoding 16S rRNA (cytosine(967)-C(5))-methyltransferase RsmB, which gives rise to MEVRQVHAQGLPADSLAFALDVAASAVGAVRQGVALPAALQAAFQARGDVSARSSASTEHATGDWRGASQDIAYRSIRALGLTDALIAEMVSKPPAPSVRDLLTCALTLLVAAVETSTPTSTSDASQSATEADAAPHAAPALRAAPYAAHTVVDQAVRAAAAAEDTLFARGMVNAVLRTFLREAESLLQRLANQPVARWRYPEWWIDAVRRAWPTKWEAILEAGNKAAPMTLRVNARHATPETYLHTLTEAGIPAFTVEPCGVRLARALPVGRLPGFAQGIVSVQDAGAQQAALLLDVKDGMRVLDACAAPGGKTGHLLELADISLVALESDASRAPRITENLQRLGLQADVRIGDAARLDDWWDGEPFDRVLADVPCSASGIVRRHPDIRWLRRSTDIAALVQTQRRILNALWKTVASGGELLYVTCSIFPEEGEEQARWFEGACQDAVRLDAPGQLTPHVAASGADADHDGFFYARFRKR
- a CDS encoding ATP-binding protein, which gives rise to MFDSIDEGFCIIEFFDGPHGPLTDYKHIEVNAGYERHTGLGGVLGKTLRQIDPVEADRWIELYGSVLHTGRPIRFERYFKTAGRHIEVSAVRVEPQSARQVSVLFRDISARKASEEALRASEAIARENIERVKLALSAGAIIGTWFWDLPNDRFSVDEAFAHAFGLDPALGRTGLSQAQITARVHPDDIDGLEKAIEKAIRQGGPYAHQYRVKRRDDEQYHWIEANGRVDHGPDGTPLRFPGVLLDVGERRAVEEERDRAAASLRALNETLEQRVAERTAELMHAEEQLRQSQKMEAVGHLTGGLAHDFNNLLAGISGSLQMLQIRLSQGRVADVDKYVVAAQGAVRRAAALTHRLLAFSRRQTLDPRPTDVNALVNGMTDLIQRTVGPGIAIEAVGATALWPALVDAGQLENALLNLCINARDAMPNGGRITIETANKWLDRNAAQTHDMPEGQYLSLCVTDTGTGMTPDVMAKAFDPFFTTKPIGQGTGLGLSMIYGFAKQSGGQVRIYSEVGQGTTVCIYLPRLYGDVVEDAVVSTDEPIEGAEAGETVLIVDDEPSIRMLITDVLDDLGYTVIEAADSASGLKLLQSNVRIDLLVSDVGLPGGMNGRQMADAGRQTRPDLQVLFITGYAENSVIGNGHLEPGMQVMTKPFTVEALAARIREMVGTSAKG
- the htpX gene encoding zinc metalloprotease HtpX → MFNWVKTAALMAGITALFVVVGGLIGGQRGMAIAVVIALGMNFFSYWFSDSMVLRMYNAQEVDESTAPQFYRMVRELASRAQLPMPRVYLINEDAPNAFATGRNPEHAAVAATTGILRVLSEREMRGVMAHELAHVKHRDILISTISATMAGAISALANFAMFFGGRDEQGRPANPIASIAVAILAPIAASLIQMAISRAREFEADRGGAEISGDPTALASALEKIHHYASGVPFQTAEAHPATAQMMIMNPLSGSSVAKLFSTHPATEERVAKLMHMAQTGQYPA
- a CDS encoding response regulator — translated: MATILVVDDEMGIRELLSEILGDEGHAVEQAENAQQARLYRQKSAPDLVLLDIWMPDTDGVTLLKEWAAQGQLTMPVIMMSGHATIDTAVEATKIGALNFLEKPIALQKLLKAVEQGLARGAAPAPAPVAAPAAAPAVPSFAAATPSYAPAAPTPATSSLSSNGASHTLSGSAAPAPVGGNGISAGAPLLHGEPLTPQQTRLAAMTFDIPLREARDAFERAYFEYHLARENGSMTRVAEKTGLERTHLYRKMRHLGVDLSRNKSGNQD
- a CDS encoding DUF4390 domain-containing protein produces the protein MVWVLGFTVVVPASAHAAGISVQRASLQAEATDGWNLDARFDFTLNNSLSDAVSKGIPLYFRTEFTLTRPRWYWFDDQAINVTQTVRLSFQPLTREYRVSTTGGSLYLSLPTLDQALSVIKHVVAWRVIDPRAISPGEHYVAAVKMELDISQMPKPFQIDAVNNSDWNLSSDWSRFDFSTADHEK
- a CDS encoding PAS domain-containing sensor histidine kinase yields the protein MKSSVDLRAVLVRVLVTTVALTATLLLVLLALASANTEFFDRYYSWLYTANVAVAFVFLVVTAALVGLIVVRLRQGKFGTRLLAKIAIFFALVGVLPGGIIYLVSLQFASRSIESWFDVNVETALDSGLALGRGMLDNSLSDLQAKGRTMADQLASAGESNTTLTLLRLRDQFAIQQAQVISRSVPMSTSTPMLTQQLQLSQPLSLHYTQQPNLRILAEANQTIQPPRVDELPNQQMLAVVASGKVYAATEGDIDAVSEKGVLRMRVLMRIPYYQHQAQGDERYLQLIQPVSPSLARNAEAVQRAYREYQEKALGRTGLRKMYIGTLTLALFLATFIGIMLALVLGNQLARPLFLLARGTEEVARGDYTPKREIKSNDELGFLTQMFNAMTRQLSEAQGAVEANRLALEESKAYLESILANLTAGVFVFDWQFRLTTANPGADRIFRKPFQEQLRKTLFEIEGLSDFGIMVRKAFADREAADRVAVERDDGHHGHDGDTAMRDADAPHLQAGEVDGLTPDATAAALSMAAGTDRPRVGMDPRGPVGHWQQQFAIPVAGESEPLTLLVRGTRLLSALGNAATAGYVVVFDDISDVISAQRSVAWGEVARRLAHEIKNPLTPIQLSAERLQMKLSPKLEQADADVLKRGATTIVNQVAAMKRMVDDFREYARTPPAVLQPLQLNDLVAEVMTLYGVDDGKGTIAVSLEQLPAIKGDATQLRQVIHNLLQNAQDAVADVTRPQVTIETRPVEYGDADEDGKRRMAVRLAVSDNGPGFPARILTRAFEPYVTTKAKGTGLGLAMVKKIVDEHGGRIDIRNRGRMGQDGVAGAQVSILFLQLEDAATDPKHHGQQGSEDGHASQAKAIAHTKVG